One Triticum dicoccoides isolate Atlit2015 ecotype Zavitan chromosome 5B, WEW_v2.0, whole genome shotgun sequence genomic window carries:
- the LOC119305779 gene encoding phenylacetaldehyde reductase-like, with protein MAPSPPLPRVCVTGGGGYIASWLVKLLLSRGHAVNATVRDPRDPKNACLELLDGAPENLRVFKADMLDYGAVTPALAGCEGVFHIATPVPEQEMVDPEKEMMDPTVKGTMNVLKACSAMNVEKLVLVSSAASICFNPDWPEDKVKDESCWSDKEYCKENKSWYSLAKTEAEEIALEYGEKNGLHVITFCPGLVFGPLLQHVVLNTSSKVLLYMIRGGPDTMNNKFWPIVDVRDVADALLLLYNKAGRHERYICSLDQMDLKELLEIMKSMYPSYSYADKMVDVDYKGALTSDKLKNLGWKPRKLEDTLADSVESYEKAGLLHVSDGEPCRLPFFYRIPPLVE; from the exons ATGGCGCCGTCGCCGCCACTGCCGCGCGTGTGCGTGACCGGCGGCGGCGGGTACATCGCCTCGTGGCTCGTCAAGCTGCTCCTCTCCCGCGGCCACGCCGTCAACGCCACCGTCCGCGACCCAC GTGATCCGAAGAACGCGTGCCTCGAGCTGCTGGATGGGGCCCCGGAGAACCTGCGGGTGTTCAaggccgacatgctcgactacggcgCCGTGACGCCCGCGCTCGCCGGCTGCGAGGGCGTCTTCCATATCGCCACTCCGGTGCCTGAGCAGGAGATGGTTGACCCCGAG AAAGAGATGATGGATCCTACTGTCAAGGGAACCATGAATGTACTCAAGGCCTGCTCAGCTATGAACGTTGAGAAACTAGTTCTGGTTTCTTCCGCCGCCAGTATTTGCTTCAATCCCGATTGGCCAGAAGATAAAGTCAAAGATGAAAGTTGTTGGTCAGACAAAGAGTACTGCAAGGAGAATAAG AGCTGGTATTCTCTTGCGAAGACCGAAGCTGAAGAGATAGCCCTGGAATACGGGGAGAAGAACGGATTGCATGTTATCACATTTTGCCCTGGTCTGGTCTTCGGCCCTCTGTTGCAGCATGTGGTGCTCAACACTAGCAGCAAGGTCCTCCTCTACATGATAAGAG GAGGCCCTGATACGATGAACAATAAGTTCTGGCCCATAGTAGACGTTCGCGACGTAGCCGACGCGTTGCTCCTGTTGTACAACAAGGCGGGGCGACATGAGAGGTACATATGCTCGTTAGACCAAATGGACTTGAAGGAATTGCTGGAGATAATGAAGAGCATGTACCCAAGCTACAGTTATGCAGACAA GATGGTCGACGTGGATTACAAGGGTGCACTGACTTCAGATAAATTGAAGAATTTGGGGTGGAAACCAAGGAAATTAGAGGATACACTCGCAGACAGCGTTGAGTCGTATGAAAAGGCAGGGCTTCTTCATGTTTCAGATGGCGAACCCTGCCGGCTTCCCTTCTTCTACCGCATACCACCTTTGGTGGAATGA
- the LOC119310870 gene encoding calcineurin subunit B-like, whose product MGNASSMLTQYDIEEVQEHCSYLFSQQEIVSLYERFCQLDRSAKGFVAEDEFLSIPEYSTNPLSQRLLRMVDGLNFKEFVSFLSTFSARASLQQKIEFIFKVYDIDGKGKVSFKDLVEVLRDLTGSSMSEQQREQVLTKVLEEAGYTRDSTLSLEDFVTIIDHPGLKMEVEVPID is encoded by the exons ATGGGGAACGCGTCGTCGATGCTGACGCAGTACGACATCGAGGAGGTGCAGGAGCACTGCAGCTACCTAT TCTCGCAGCAGGAGATCGTGTCGCTGTACGAGCGATTCTGCCAGCTCGACCGCAGTGCCAAGGGCTTCGTCGCCGAGGACGAGTTCCTCTCCATCCCAGAGTACTCCACCAACCCGCTCTC GCAGAGGTTGCTACGTATGGTTGATGGATTGAACTTCAAGGAATTTGTTTCTTTTCTCTCTACCTTCAGCGCAAGGGCCAGCCTTCAGCAAAAGATTGAGT TTATATTTAAGGTGTATGACATTGATGGCAAGGGGAAAGTAAGCTTCAAGGACCTGGTAGAGGTTTTACGGGACCTAACGGGCTCGTCCATGTCAGAGCAACAAAGAGAG CAAGTACTAACAAAGGTGTTGGAAGAAGCTGGGTACACAAGGGATTCCACTCTATCATTAGAAGATTTTGTGACG ATCATCGACCACCCTGGCCTGAAGATGGAGGTGGAAGTGCCCATCGACTAG